Proteins from one Streptomyces sp. NBC_00289 genomic window:
- a CDS encoding response regulator: MIRVLVAEDQSAVRAGLVLILRSAPGIEVVGEAADGEQAVRLARELRPDLVLMDVQMPLLDGVSATRQVVGEGLADVLVLTTFDLDEYVFGALRAGAAGFLLKDAEARDLITAVRTVARGEGIVAPAVTRRLIAEFAAGPVRRTKADPAVLDTLTRREREVLSCLGEGLSNAGVAARLGMAEATVKTHVSRLLGKLELRSRVQAAVLAQELGI, translated from the coding sequence ATGATCCGCGTCCTGGTGGCGGAGGACCAGTCCGCCGTACGCGCCGGGCTCGTCCTCATCCTGCGCAGCGCGCCCGGCATCGAGGTGGTCGGCGAGGCTGCGGACGGCGAGCAGGCGGTGCGGCTGGCACGCGAACTGCGGCCGGACCTCGTTCTGATGGACGTGCAGATGCCGCTCCTCGACGGGGTGTCGGCGACCCGGCAGGTGGTCGGGGAGGGGCTGGCCGACGTGCTCGTGCTGACCACCTTCGACCTGGACGAGTACGTCTTCGGGGCACTGCGGGCCGGTGCCGCCGGGTTCCTGCTGAAGGACGCGGAGGCGCGGGACCTGATCACGGCCGTACGGACGGTGGCCCGCGGCGAGGGGATCGTCGCCCCGGCGGTCACCCGGCGTCTGATCGCCGAGTTCGCCGCCGGGCCGGTACGGCGGACGAAGGCCGATCCCGCCGTCCTCGACACCCTCACCCGCCGGGAGCGGGAGGTGCTGTCCTGTCTCGGTGAGGGCCTGTCCAACGCCGGTGTCGCCGCTCGCCTCGGGATGGCCGAGGCGACCGTGAAGACGCACGTCAGCCGTCTGCTGGGGAAGCTCGAACTGCGCAGTCGGGTCCAAGCGGCGGTGCTGGCACAGGAGTTGGGGATCTAA